One Acidobacteriota bacterium DNA window includes the following coding sequences:
- a CDS encoding DUF3488 domain-containing protein → MNLPARVARHLTAVQGLCACLALSAGALFVAEAVGPIHAALLLAAAIHQRRRWGAPPASPESLERRKLLWERAAILALVFFIADLFFATRNLIGAALRLLVFIVFYQADTPRTPRGARQTLTLTFIQIVAATASTTEMSFSMWMALYLVAATYTLAALNVSERGVPAGPLSPAAPAPALRGPLARL, encoded by the coding sequence ATGAATCTCCCCGCGCGCGTGGCGCGGCACCTCACCGCCGTCCAGGGGCTGTGCGCCTGCCTCGCGCTCAGCGCCGGCGCCCTCTTCGTCGCCGAGGCCGTCGGCCCGATCCACGCCGCCCTTCTCCTCGCGGCGGCGATCCACCAGCGCCGCCGCTGGGGAGCTCCGCCGGCCTCCCCCGAAAGCCTCGAGCGGCGCAAGCTGCTCTGGGAGAGAGCGGCCATCCTCGCGCTCGTCTTCTTCATCGCCGACCTCTTCTTCGCGACGCGCAATCTCATCGGCGCGGCGCTGAGGCTCCTCGTCTTCATCGTCTTCTATCAGGCCGACACGCCCCGGACACCGCGCGGCGCCCGGCAGACGCTCACGCTCACCTTCATCCAGATCGTCGCCGCCACTGCCTCCACCACCGAGATGTCGTTCTCGATGTGGATGGCGCTCTACCTCGTCGCCGCGACGTACACCCTCGCCGCGCTCAACGTCTCGGAGCGGGGCGTTCCGGCCGGGCCGCTCTCCCCGGCAGCGCCGGCTCCGGCCCTGCGCGGTCCGCTCGCGCGCCTG
- a CDS encoding DUF58 domain-containing protein: MTRTAPFLIRFLLLLLCLTGAAVNTGNNLLYLVLSLMTGFAILAFVATTRSLRHLRVSLVLPDQVAAGEAFLVGIEAASLDAWLPTGGSEVTLADFPGEAPAAIVAALAPGARAVVAIEARASKRGVHSAIGLRVSTTYPFGLFRRARRSAPADAIVVTPRRTRLRSIWIEAAPAAGADPARRLGDGAELFNIRDYTPQDDARQIDWKASARLDRTMMKELEADHERAIEIVLDERAAGPSAPAAFEGLVETAASILDYCAGKGLRGRLIVSLDGVPSRPLEGRDAMLYLATVQPRRDARAPLHGPGPAGAQRITLSLDPSIRTPLRLEPLAP; encoded by the coding sequence ATGACCCGCACCGCTCCCTTCCTCATCCGCTTCCTGCTCCTGCTCCTCTGCCTCACGGGCGCGGCGGTCAACACCGGGAACAACCTCCTGTACCTCGTCCTCTCCCTGATGACGGGGTTCGCGATCCTCGCCTTCGTCGCAACGACTCGCTCGCTGCGGCACCTGCGCGTCTCGCTCGTGCTTCCCGATCAGGTCGCGGCCGGCGAGGCGTTCCTCGTCGGGATCGAGGCGGCCTCGCTGGACGCGTGGCTGCCGACCGGAGGATCCGAAGTCACGCTCGCGGATTTCCCCGGGGAGGCGCCGGCCGCGATCGTCGCCGCCCTCGCCCCCGGCGCGCGCGCCGTCGTCGCGATCGAAGCGCGCGCCTCGAAACGGGGAGTTCACTCCGCGATCGGGCTCCGGGTGTCGACCACCTACCCGTTCGGCCTTTTCCGCCGCGCGCGGCGGAGCGCGCCGGCGGACGCGATCGTCGTGACTCCCCGCCGGACGCGGCTTCGATCGATCTGGATCGAGGCCGCCCCCGCGGCCGGCGCGGACCCGGCGCGCCGGCTCGGCGACGGCGCCGAGCTCTTCAACATCCGCGACTACACGCCGCAGGACGACGCGCGCCAGATCGACTGGAAGGCCTCGGCCCGGCTCGATCGGACGATGATGAAGGAGCTCGAGGCGGACCACGAGCGGGCGATCGAGATCGTCCTCGACGAGCGCGCGGCGGGCCCGTCGGCCCCGGCCGCGTTCGAGGGGCTGGTAGAGACGGCCGCGTCGATCCTCGATTACTGCGCGGGGAAGGGTCTCCGGGGGCGGCTGATCGTCTCTCTGGACGGCGTCCCGTCGCGGCCCCTCGAGGGGCGCGACGCGATGCTCTACCTCGCGACCGTGCAACCGCGACGCGACGCGCGGGCCCCGCTGCACGGCCCGGGCCCGGCGGGGGCGCAGCGGATCACGCTCTCCCTCGATCCCTCGATCCGCACGCCGCTGCGGCTCGAGCCGCTCGCGCCATGA
- a CDS encoding ATP-binding protein yields the protein MTRGVGQVAAGKPVAIFLQGEYGIGKSSIANYVQFLAERQNGLHGIHAPLGSAANLDDVGAAILEATIRSGAFDPRKSEKVREFFSKYIGEQSLFGVTVHAEALKRDAPAIASGLLPFLRQVVSRLADTGVKGIFLVLDEINGITSNPKFAHFIKEIVDTNALAREPLPLLLLVCGVEERRREMIRRHQPVDRVFDVVEVETMSPPEMSQFFTKAFESIHVKVGPDAIRQMTEYSAGFPKIMHLVGDAAFWSDRDGVIDSDDALDAVIAAADEVGKKYFDQQVLSVLRSDDYRSILKKIAGTGLDMTFRRADVAKGLTDSENRKFNNFLQKMKRLNVLRPGDVQGEYVFNVRMVRLYIWLGSRRTKRGRTTA from the coding sequence ATGACCCGTGGAGTGGGACAGGTCGCGGCGGGTAAACCTGTCGCCATCTTCCTCCAGGGCGAGTACGGGATCGGCAAGAGCTCCATCGCGAACTACGTTCAGTTTCTTGCCGAGCGACAGAACGGCCTTCACGGCATCCACGCACCCCTCGGCTCAGCGGCGAACCTCGATGACGTCGGGGCGGCGATTCTCGAGGCCACGATTCGATCGGGAGCGTTCGATCCCAGGAAATCCGAAAAGGTGCGGGAGTTTTTCTCCAAGTACATCGGAGAACAAAGCCTCTTCGGAGTGACCGTTCACGCTGAAGCCCTCAAGAGGGATGCGCCGGCGATCGCGTCGGGTTTGTTGCCGTTCCTGAGACAGGTTGTGTCACGCCTCGCCGATACCGGCGTGAAAGGCATCTTTCTCGTCCTTGACGAGATCAACGGAATCACCTCCAACCCCAAGTTCGCCCACTTCATCAAGGAGATCGTGGACACCAACGCGCTCGCGCGGGAACCGCTCCCGCTGTTGCTGCTGGTGTGCGGCGTCGAGGAGAGGCGCCGTGAGATGATTCGACGCCACCAGCCCGTGGATCGTGTATTCGACGTCGTTGAGGTCGAGACGATGTCACCGCCGGAGATGTCGCAGTTCTTCACGAAGGCCTTCGAGAGCATCCACGTGAAGGTCGGCCCGGACGCGATCCGTCAGATGACCGAATACTCGGCCGGTTTCCCGAAGATCATGCACCTCGTGGGCGATGCGGCCTTCTGGTCGGATCGGGATGGCGTCATCGACTCGGATGACGCGCTCGACGCAGTCATCGCAGCGGCCGACGAGGTCGGCAAGAAGTACTTCGACCAGCAGGTCCTCAGCGTGCTGCGCAGCGACGACTATCGCTCGATCCTGAAGAAGATCGCGGGGACCGGCCTCGACATGACGTTTCGCCGGGCGGATGTCGCGAAGGGCCTCACGGATTCGGAGAATCGGAAGTTCAACAACTTTCTGCAGAAGATGAAGCGGCTCAATGTGCTTCGACCGGGAGATGTTCAGGGGGAGTACGTGTTCAACGTGCGGATGGTGCGGCTCTACATCTGGCTCGGATCCCGGCGCACCAAGCGCGGGCGGACAACTGCCTGA
- a CDS encoding MoxR family ATPase, whose translation MDSAERIGALRENIGRAIRGKDEAVKLAVVALLAKGHLLIEDIPGVGKTTLASSLARSLGCAFRRVQFTSDLLPSDIIGVTIFNPELRAFEFKPGPLFTHVVLADEINRATPKTQSSLLEAMGEFRVSVDSQTHALPNPFFVVATLNPVEHHGTFPLPDSQLDRFLMRVEMGYPDEAAEREIIVRQRLVNPGETLEPVLSAGEVVELQQRVRDVHVDDSLLDFMLALVLETRRHPAIELGVSPRGSLSLFRGAQALALVEGRRFVLPQDIAALALPVLAHRLVLKPTAAAARSGVTARLIMEEILHRVPVPV comes from the coding sequence TTGGACTCGGCGGAAAGGATAGGCGCCCTCAGGGAGAACATCGGGCGCGCGATCCGCGGCAAGGACGAGGCGGTGAAGCTCGCCGTCGTCGCGCTCCTCGCGAAGGGCCACCTCCTCATCGAGGACATCCCCGGCGTCGGCAAGACCACCCTCGCCAGCAGCCTCGCCCGATCGCTCGGGTGCGCCTTCCGGCGCGTCCAGTTCACGTCCGACCTTCTTCCCTCCGACATCATCGGCGTCACCATCTTCAACCCCGAGCTGCGCGCCTTCGAGTTCAAGCCCGGGCCTCTCTTCACGCACGTCGTCCTCGCCGACGAGATCAACCGGGCGACCCCCAAGACGCAGTCGAGCCTGCTCGAGGCGATGGGCGAGTTCCGCGTCTCGGTCGACTCGCAGACGCACGCGCTGCCGAACCCGTTCTTCGTGGTCGCGACGTTGAACCCGGTCGAGCATCACGGGACATTCCCCCTTCCCGACTCGCAGCTCGACCGGTTCCTCATGCGCGTCGAGATGGGATACCCCGATGAGGCGGCCGAGCGGGAGATCATCGTGCGCCAGCGGCTCGTGAATCCCGGCGAGACGCTCGAGCCGGTGCTGAGCGCCGGCGAGGTCGTCGAGCTCCAGCAGCGCGTCCGCGACGTCCACGTCGACGACTCCCTCCTCGACTTCATGCTCGCGCTGGTGCTGGAGACGCGCCGGCACCCGGCCATCGAGCTCGGCGTCTCGCCCCGCGGATCGCTCTCGCTCTTCCGCGGCGCCCAGGCCCTCGCCCTCGTCGAGGGGCGGCGCTTCGTCCTCCCCCAGGACATCGCCGCGCTCGCCCTCCCCGTCCTCGCGCACCGGCTCGTGCTCAAGCCCACCGCCGCGGCCGCGCGCAGCGGCGTCACCGCGCGGCTGATCATGGAGGAGATCCTCCACCGGGTTCCGGTGCCGGTTTAG
- a CDS encoding response regulator produces the protein MASKNRILIVDDEMIIREVLLERLSALEYSCDSAQNAAEALRKIRANTYDLVLSDISMPGGDGIALLRQIKSEQASLDVIMVTGVVDVDTAVRSIRLGASDYLTKPFNLDEVVFTVERTLEKRRLINENLEYQLDLERKVDERTRELRQKSDEVERLFRELKVAFEKINATYDTTLEALMEALDARDTETQGHSRRVAEYTVAVARRMGIDEPELTQFRWGALLHDVGKIGIPDAILRKPGPLDADEWLVMMQHPELGRRILSSVRFLEGAVPIVYCHQERFDGSGYPRGLKGDEIPLGARIFAVVDCLDAMSMDRPYRVGTTYERVKSELLKYSGTQFDPAVVSVFLGIPPEEWDEINHRVMDDLAARGLIHRY, from the coding sequence TACTCCTGCGACAGCGCCCAGAACGCCGCCGAGGCTCTCAGGAAGATCCGCGCGAACACGTACGACCTGGTCCTCTCCGACATCTCGATGCCGGGGGGCGACGGCATCGCGCTTCTCCGGCAGATCAAGTCGGAGCAGGCGTCGCTCGACGTCATCATGGTCACCGGCGTCGTCGACGTCGACACTGCCGTGCGATCGATCCGGCTCGGCGCGAGCGATTACCTGACCAAGCCCTTCAACCTCGACGAGGTGGTCTTCACCGTCGAGAGGACGCTCGAGAAGCGGCGGCTGATCAACGAGAACCTCGAGTACCAGCTCGACCTCGAGCGCAAGGTCGACGAGCGCACGCGAGAGCTGAGGCAGAAGTCTGACGAGGTGGAGCGCCTCTTCCGCGAGCTGAAGGTCGCGTTCGAGAAGATCAACGCCACGTACGACACGACGCTCGAGGCGCTCATGGAGGCGCTCGACGCGCGCGACACGGAGACCCAGGGCCACTCGCGACGCGTCGCCGAGTACACGGTCGCCGTCGCGCGCCGGATGGGGATCGACGAGCCCGAGCTGACGCAGTTCCGGTGGGGCGCGCTCCTCCACGACGTCGGCAAGATCGGCATCCCCGACGCGATCCTCAGGAAGCCAGGACCCCTCGACGCCGACGAGTGGCTCGTCATGATGCAGCACCCGGAGCTCGGCCGCCGCATCCTCTCCTCCGTCAGGTTCCTCGAAGGCGCGGTGCCGATCGTCTACTGTCATCAGGAACGGTTCGACGGCTCGGGGTACCCGCGCGGCCTGAAGGGCGACGAGATTCCTCTCGGGGCGCGCATCTTCGCCGTCGTCGACTGCCTCGACGCGATGAGCATGGACCGCCCCTACCGGGTGGGGACGACGTACGAGCGGGTGAAATCGGAGCTCCTCAAGTACTCGGGGACGCAGTTCGATCCGGCCGTCGTCAGCGTCTTCCTGGGCATCCCTCCCGAGGAGTGGGACGAGATCAACCATCGCGTCATGGACGACCTCGCGGCGCGCGGCCTGATTCACCGCTACTGA